Genomic DNA from Vespula vulgaris chromosome 5, iyVesVulg1.1, whole genome shotgun sequence:
TTTTTATACCCGCTTTTACATAACGGACAAGATCGCACAGCGAGCTTTTCAGCGTTAAAGGTCCCATCTTTTCGTCCAGCTCGATGAAAAAATCTAttggtataaaaaagaaaaaaacagaacgatTACTTGTAGGATGATCCTTTCTTTGATTACGTTATCAATCGAGTATAATTACATGATAATAGAATTTCGAATTTGCAGACGTACCTTTATGTTTTTCCGTCACCAATGCATTTGCTTGATCCCAAAGATCATGACAGGTTAACAGCAAACTAAAGTAATAATTCTGTTTTGCCATGGCATTATGGACGTGGAGTGGAACACTAACGTAAGGTGCTGCTTGGGCCTGACCCGAAGCAACTCCTCTATTAGCTAATTCCCCGCTACTATAACCGGAACTTTGGCTACCAACGGAACCAACGGAACCGGCAGGAGACGGTGTTGGAGACAAGGATGGTGTACCTTGTCCTTCCGGTTGTACTGGTGTTGCTTGAGCAggctaaaatcaaatatataatatgtctttcttcttccaaataattattatgaaagtTTAATGTTCATCGAGGGATTTATTTACCTTCTGATGGTATTCGTTAAGAATTTTCTGATATTCTTTCACTTCGAGTTTGAgcattttaaacattttcaagTATAAAAGAGACTGGCACCAGAGGCTAAAAATAAGacaattttgatattaatacaattttgtaTGTGCACGCGACCACGTAATAATCATCGAATTACGGTGGGCCAATGTAAAAGAGTCTCGAGTGAATGGTACTCACCTCAGGACAGCCAACTTGTTATTTATACTGCTCTCCGGAGAGTTATTTTGTTGGCTCTTGAACTTTGATGAAATATACCTGGaatgaagatagagaaaatcgTAGATATCGCTTTAATTAGCAAGTGCTCCTTTTCGTATGAGTTTGTAGTTAATTAAAGATCTACTCACTTTATAAGACTTAAAGTGTCCCTGTACATCGTGAACGACGCCCGTTCCGTAAGAGGGTCAGACTCCATGGCGTTGCCAGTTAATAGGAAGTACAAAACAGCTTCCAAGTACAACATACCTTGAGCCGTGAGTTCGCACTCCTCGTCGGCGCTATGCTTCAGCCGTTTTGCTTCTGTCAGGTACTGATTCTGGTCCCTGCACGATGTAAAATAGAACGTTTTTACTCATTAAGCACGAATGTATTCCGTGCACACGGTATTTTTaacaggaagaaagaggagatagAGTGATttgaccaaaaaaaaaaaaaagaaaaaaaaagaaaaaaaaagaaaaaaaaaacaaaaggaaatgaTACTTCTCGTAAGagcaataattaaaattacctGTCTTGGTCTTCCAAAACCTCGTTTTGCGCATGGAAATACGAGTAGTAGATACGTTGTGGCGGGGGTGGAGGTGGTAACAAATTTGTATCAGCTTTTTCTTCCCGCTCGTGATTTGTTGGTTGTACGTCATTTTGCTAATTGATAATATAGAattgatgaaagaaaaaaaaatgatatttattttcttttctttttccttctttcttttcttttctttttttttatttttttatttttttatttttttattttatcacgaCACAATGCAGAAAATTTGAAGTCATCTAGAATAAAGGTCTCACCTGAATTAAAGAGGGCCTAGACGTGGTTGTCTCGGATTTGGCgtgcttcctttttcttctcttttctttgtgcTCAGCACTGCCGCCTTTCGACTTCAAATCCGTAGAACACACAGTACTTAAACTAGAAATCGAACTGCAGCTAGTATTACGTTTCCGCTTTGACACATTAGTCGTGGCACTAGAACTACTACCAGCACCGGCACTACCACCAGCACTGTGAATGCCACTAGCAGTGCAGTTTTTTAATTCTGACGATCGCGCGTTATTTTTTGAGTGGTTCGAACGACCCTTCTTTTCACTTTGGTCCGTTACGTTATTATCGCCATGAGTCCTACCGTTGGAGGAACGTTGCTGAACCGGCGATGCCTCGATTATCTCGCCTTCCTCCGGAGTAGGTGGTCTTGGTACTTGAGCGTGTATGCTCGAAGATTGTCTGGAGGATGGCCTGGTATCCGGAAGTTCTGTCCGTTGTCTGAGTTCCTGTCCTCTCGACATTTGCGATAAATGGGGTATCCTACTAAGGTCTATCTTGCACATTAGACTGGGTACACCGTTCGTATAGGTTAACGGAGGTATTGTTTGAGTGTTCGAAGATTGCGATAGCGGTCTTTTGTAAGGACTTTCACTACCGTTCGGTGTATTGGCCGAGGCTGTATATTCTTGAACGTATATACCGCACTTTCCACCACCCTTGCCACCTTTTCCACCCTTGCCACCACCTTTCGCACCTCCTTTCGATATCGAAAACAACTTTCGCAAGGTGtcgctcttcttcttatcctgGACGTTCCCGGCATCGTCTTCTTGCAATTTCGGAGTTGGACTATTGTCGCTATCGGAATTGTCCGGTGAAGTTGTTCTCGTTGGTGGTATTCGTGGTCTAGGTGGAACTCTGTACATGTGAACACTTGTTTGTACAGACGACAACATAATtaactttaaataaaattattccaaCGTAATAATATTGTGTTATCTTTAATATAGACCCGACCAACTGAGCATTTAAGACACGTCtaaaacgaaaatttctattaaaaacgAACTGATAATACTAAATAAacatgacaaaaaaaaaaggaaagggaaaaaacaaaaaaaaaggaaagctaTACTCAGTTTCCAAAGTctaaattaaaatgttatatgACAGATTTAAAAAGATCCTCACCTTGCAACTTGAATGCGATTCCTCGTGGCCATTTCTGATTCGCTATCGGAGTCGGAACCATTCATGTTAGTAACTCTCGATCTTGGCCTTCTCGGTTTTGCCTTAGCTGgactcttctttttatcctgCTTCTTGGGGGAGTCCGCGAGTTTGCTACGCTGCTTCACAGATGCTCTTCTCCAACGACCTGCCTCGCCCTCGGACCCGCTGTTGTTCTTTCCATTCCCCAATGGAAATTCGTCCTCGCTCGATGATATACTCAatcttaatcttcttttttcagtcATATCTCCGATGGTTGGTGTAACCGACGTCGCTGCTTGTTTATCGCTATCCGAGTCAGACGATGCATCCTGCGACCTTACGTCGCTCGCGTCATCGCTAGTCGGCACGATCGCTTTCGAaatcgatctcttttttttactgaCCGGTCTTGTTCGACTACGGGATTTAGTACTTTTGCTATTTTCCTCCGATGTTCTACGATCGCGCTTTGGACTTTTCGTCGATTTTCTCGGACGACCACGTTTCCTTGTATCCGCTACTTTCGGTTTCTCTATTTCTGAATTATTCTCTTCAACGGCTTGACTTTTCTCTGCATCAGAATGATGACTACTGTCACTTAATAAACTCATCATCGTCGGATTATGTGTTCTTTTTAAGGCATCGTCTAGATGCCAGTCGTGAGCCTTTTCCCTATGTACTCTTAATTCCGATGATCCTCCCGGTGTACCTTCCGGTCTAATCTCATCCTgcaaaatgaaaggaaaaaattgtgtCGAGAAAATCATCCTTTTCGGGATATCTAATTTCGTCGGGAAATTATCAAGAGGATCGAATCAAAATGATTATTCTACTGATAAGAGAAACTCGACTCGAGACTTTCCGTTTAATTCAAAGTTTCCAAGTAATCGTGCCAATGCGTCGACGGAGTTCAAAGACTAAATGGATCGTGTCCAAAGATCACGCAACTTGGAACCAACCGAACGATCTTCGGACAAATTCTTCGTCCAAAACAGAAAGTCTCGCGAGATTAAGATCGAAATAGTTACGATACCTGAGTCATAGTCTTCGTTTCTGAATTTTGATCACCCGATGGCACGGAAGacttattaaaaaaggaaCTCAAGTTCCATCTTGGTTTGGATTCTTCTACCTCGGGTGGTGGTTCCTCGACTCCAGGAGAGACAGAAGGTGGCGTTGAAGGTCCCTTTGCGATCGGTTGAACGTTCTCATCGTCCGAATCGTCACTGCTATCACTCCCGGAATCTGAACCAGAGTCCGAGCTAGAACTCGCGCTTCCGGAACTTTGTGGGGCTTGACCAGGAGGACTCGGTGGTCGATGATGAGTCGACGTATTTGGTGAATCTTTAGGTCGCAATGGACTAACCAAAGCTGGCGAAGTAACTTTCTCTGGAGTTAATTGTTTTAACGGTGGAGATGGTCGAGGTAAACTTAAAGGCCTCGTGGGTGATAGCGATCCCATCGGTGATATCGGCATGGGAGACATTGGTGGTATCGACGCAGATCCCGGAACCATGGTTGACATTAATGGAGTTGGTAAACTGTAAGAAGAATAATCTAAATGTTCACGATGTTTTGAATCAATGTTTGAATTATTAACACTTAACTCGTTCATCGTCATCGAGACTCACCGATGTTTACAAAATTGCTATTGGCGAAACTCGTTTACAATTTTGTGTTATAAAACTATTTAGGATTCGtcattacaataattattttattacacaaTGGAGATATGAGTTATAATACGTTTATAAAACTCAACAGTGAATCCCTTTGTTTAGTCATATTTAAaagtgatatatttatataacaaataacgCATAACTTACCTAACAGACACGTGTGGACTTCTGTTATTTCTAATCGGTCTAGGTAACGGGTTctgtaaaaacaaattaatcgaATGTTATTACTTGAACGAAAATAGACATTGGTATAATCGTGATTCGAATTTAAGGAGAAATAAGATGAACGTAACTCACTGTATCATCGATTGAAAGCAGGCGGTACCAACCTGCGGAAGTATTCTTGGGGAAGCGACAAAATGGTAGAAGTGAAtcgcgaaagagaaatatgacgatgagaaaggagaaaggaaactAAAATTCTAGCGCGATTTTTTGAAACACGGGAAGCTACTACTAcagttattattactactacctgTTGTACATCGATTTCAACAAATCCGTGctagttttcttttccccttacTTTCTCGATTGATTCATGCAACGATTTAGGGGGCAAAATAAGATCGTAAATATAACTTATCGATCATTTACCTTAGTTGTTTCATCCTCGCTGTCTTCGGATAAGCTTAGATCCCTTTCCAAATCTCTGTaatcggaaaaagaaaaaaaaggaattaaataaattaggtaaattaatttaaagatCGTACGTATCTATCATACAACATTTCtattcgtcgatcgatctttcgttcaaacgagaagaagaaagatgggaaagagaaaaagagagaaaagggatatTGTAAAGGGTACTATATTTGATCGGAAAAATCGAAGGCTGGAGGCACGTTAAAACGATGACGTTGCTGTAGACACGATCAAATACGGCACGAACACaacgacgagaaaaagaaagaaagaaagaaagaaagaaagaaagaaagagagactcgaGCTAGTCGATCGTTCATTGTTTCCTTAAGTGCCTGTTTTACGCATTCTCCTCAACTACTTTGTCTCTTCTCATAGCACCATCGATGTTTCttccctcctttctctctctctctctctctattaccACCCTATACACGTTAGTCTTTCGACTAAACGACTCCTCTCGAATGTGTGAGAAATCTCGAGAGTTGGCACCTTCAAAGAGAGAAGACAACACATTCCTACTTCTCTAGCGGGATCAACGATACACGATGagacgagataaaaataaacgtcGAATGGACTTCGAACAGAAAGAGTTCAAAGAGttggaaaagataaaaaaagaaataattgggATGGTTCCTTTCACCCTTGATCGCGTTGGAAAACGTATCGCGAGTACGAAGTATGCCGAGCGAGTAGATgcgtgtgagagaaagagaaagagaaagagagacgtgtAGAAAGTTAGAGAGGATATAGAAaggtagaagaggaagagagagagagagagagagagagagagagagagagagagagagagagagagagacgaaataTACGTAGAGCACCGAACACGGAGATAAACCGTGTGAGGCCATCGACCCTAAACGCTCTGTCCTGCGTCCTCGAGTGGATGTGACCGAGCGTGTGCTTGTGAGTCCTGCCTAGCTTCGCCCTTCTAACagatcctcctcctcctcctcctcccctcctcctcctactcctactcctactccaCCATTCTACCGACGTTTCAATATTCTTTGTTCCACGAAATAATgatgagataaaaaagaataataaacaaaaaataaaaatgaagaaaggaaacaaacgaaaaaaagaacgaaagaaacaaaaacaaaaaaaaaaaagacaaaacccAAAAGTATCACTTCTTAATCCGCGAAAGATTAAAAGTAACTATCTATAtcgcgttctttttttctttttcttcttttttctaacgaatAGATTCTTACTCTTTTCCAGGAAGCAACCAACTGTATTTGCAATGAACACATGTTCGTCTATGTCCATGTGTATGTTTAAAGTCGAAAGGATCATAGTAACTGGTCAGACAATCTAATTCTAGATCGCACGGAAGCAAAAGGCGAGTCGACTAGGCTATAGAACCTTGGAGTGGCTACGCCGATCGCCGTGAATCCGCTAAATCGATCCTCTCGAGCCACAGGACGGAGTTTAACGATCGCTTCTCCGGAACGCTAGAAATACTCGCCGAGTATCCGTGGGAACGTTTTGGATGGTGGATACGAGAGCGCGTTTCTCTCGTCAGAAATCGTATTCTGTAGATATCGTtaatacaaaaacaaatacatacatacataggtatatatagagaaagagagacagaaagagaaatctaattaatgatagaaatataatcatcttgtgatttgaaaaaattcgaagaCTCTTCTCACTAAGGAATGATAACTGTTGGTTCCTCGTACTCGTGTTatcgagaggagagaaagagacgactTGCTAAGAATAGTAAAAGACTTCTGTCACGCAAGAGTTATTCACGGTAATTTCCAGAAAAACGGTACTCTCTAATCTCGAAGTCGAATCTGTTTCCCTCTGTCACCGCAAAGGTATAACTCACTTCGTCATCctagaggaaggaagagagaaccTGTTtgcgagttctctctctctctttctctttctctttttctcttactctctcttacacatacacacactctctttctctttatctctcgtcTTTTCATTCCACCTTGCCCTCGCGTGATCCTCCACTTTACCTCACAACGGAACCCTCCTCGAAAGCGAGGAGGTCCGCGCGAGTTGGTAACGCGTTAGAAGCTCGTAGCGACGCATCAAATAAACAAGCCCCATGAAAATGTATGTGCAAGTTCTCTCCGTCGTGGAAAGCAAGGGACGCAGGTATAATTCTTATTGTGGCAAGAACGTCG
This window encodes:
- the LOC127063664 gene encoding AF4/FMR2 family member 4 isoform X2 → MLFFPWATNHDERRQAYSLERDRLRERERQARAAMSVQAEQAAAGGSSDPRHHHHSHHSHAHHHANAHSSASLFRAPVKVNPDTQDRTTQQIQSKLGNYSLVKHLLDEPKRLIGIEGVPASPAPTATSSSHRTSVSAIGSSSRSSPSPQEFKKPGGPRTSISSSSTTTSSTTSSTSSTSSSSTSSSHQRGAFVKPVDGKPPYGGRTGYSGPLMKHSGNSSNDHRNHSLLPLKGQPVKSPGNILTGNASSIGNSANRLHTAASRLSRLPLDNVSKHNSSENSADVENILKEMTIPPTPLTAIAQTPRKELESKFTFNPVLAKLTEVVPSDSTKPLERDRHSNNRLSADLERDLSLSEDSEDETTKNPLPRPIRNNRSPHVSVSLPTPLMSTMVPGSASIPPMSPMPISPMGSLSPTRPLSLPRPSPPLKQLTPEKVTSPALVSPLRPKDSPNTSTHHRPPSPPGQAPQSSGSASSSSDSGSDSGSDSSDDSDDENVQPIAKGPSTPPSVSPGVEEPPPEVEESKPRWNLSSFFNKSSVPSGDQNSETKTMTQDEIRPEGTPGGSSELRVHREKAHDWHLDDALKRTHNPTMMSLLSDSSHHSDAEKSQAVEENNSEIEKPKVADTRKRGRPRKSTKSPKRDRRTSEENSKSTKSRSRTRPVSKKKRSISKAIVPTSDDASDVRSQDASSDSDSDKQAATSVTPTIGDMTEKRRLRLSISSSEDEFPLGNGKNNSGSEGEAGRWRRASVKQRSKLADSPKKQDKKKSPAKAKPRRPRSRVTNMNGSDSDSESEMATRNRIQVASVHMYRVPPRPRIPPTRTTSPDNSDSDNSPTPKLQEDDAGNVQDKKKSDTLRKLFSISKGGAKGGGKGGKGGKGGGKCGIYVQEYTASANTPNGSESPYKRPLSQSSNTQTIPPLTYTNGVPSLMCKIDLSRIPHLSQMSRGQELRQRTELPDTRPSSRQSSSIHAQVPRPPTPEEGEIIEASPVQQRSSNGRTHGDNNVTDQSEKKGRSNHSKNNARSSELKNCTASGIHSAGGSAGAGSSSSATTNVSKRKRNTSCSSISSLSTVCSTDLKSKGGSAEHKEKRRKRKHAKSETTTSRPSLIQQNDVQPTNHEREEKADTNLLPPPPPPQRIYYSYFHAQNEVLEDQDRDQNQYLTEAKRLKHSADEECELTAQGMLYLEAVLYFLLTGNAMESDPLTERASFTMYRDTLSLIKYISSKFKSQQNNSPESSINNKLAVLSLWCQSLLYLKMFKMLKLEVKEYQKILNEYHQKPAQATPVQPEGQGTPSLSPTPSPAGSVGSVGSQSSGYSSGELANRGVASGQAQAAPYVSVPLHVHNAMAKQNYYFSLLLTCHDLWDQANALVTEKHKDFFIELDEKMGPLTLKSSLCDLVRYVKAGIKKLRAL
- the LOC127063664 gene encoding AF4/FMR2 family member 4 isoform X4 — encoded protein: MERIVLARSFSTCLERDRLRERERQARAAMSVQAEQAAAGGSSDPRHHHHSHHSHAHHHANAHSSASLFRAPVKVNPDTQDRTTQQIQSKLGNYSLVKHLLDEPKRLIGIEGVPASPAPTATSSSHRTSVSAIGSSSRSSPSPQEFKKPGGPRTSISSSSTTTSSTTSSTSSTSSSSTSSSHQRGAFVKPVDGKPPYGGRTGYSGPLMKHSGNSSNDHRNHSLLPLKGQPVKSPGNILTGNASSIGNSANRLHTAASRLSRLPLDNVSKHNSSENSADVENILKEMTIPPTPLTAIAQTPRKELESKFTFNPVLAKLTEVVPSDSTKPLERDRHSNNRLSADLERDLSLSEDSEDETTKNPLPRPIRNNRSPHVSVSLPTPLMSTMVPGSASIPPMSPMPISPMGSLSPTRPLSLPRPSPPLKQLTPEKVTSPALVSPLRPKDSPNTSTHHRPPSPPGQAPQSSGSASSSSDSGSDSGSDSSDDSDDENVQPIAKGPSTPPSVSPGVEEPPPEVEESKPRWNLSSFFNKSSVPSGDQNSETKTMTQDEIRPEGTPGGSSELRVHREKAHDWHLDDALKRTHNPTMMSLLSDSSHHSDAEKSQAVEENNSEIEKPKVADTRKRGRPRKSTKSPKRDRRTSEENSKSTKSRSRTRPVSKKKRSISKAIVPTSDDASDVRSQDASSDSDSDKQAATSVTPTIGDMTEKRRLRLSISSSEDEFPLGNGKNNSGSEGEAGRWRRASVKQRSKLADSPKKQDKKKSPAKAKPRRPRSRVTNMNGSDSDSESEMATRNRIQVASVHMYRVPPRPRIPPTRTTSPDNSDSDNSPTPKLQEDDAGNVQDKKKSDTLRKLFSISKGGAKGGGKGGKGGKGGGKCGIYVQEYTASANTPNGSESPYKRPLSQSSNTQTIPPLTYTNGVPSLMCKIDLSRIPHLSQMSRGQELRQRTELPDTRPSSRQSSSIHAQVPRPPTPEEGEIIEASPVQQRSSNGRTHGDNNVTDQSEKKGRSNHSKNNARSSELKNCTASGIHSAGGSAGAGSSSSATTNVSKRKRNTSCSSISSLSTVCSTDLKSKGGSAEHKEKRRKRKHAKSETTTSRPSLIQQNDVQPTNHEREEKADTNLLPPPPPPQRIYYSYFHAQNEVLEDQDRDQNQYLTEAKRLKHSADEECELTAQGMLYLEAVLYFLLTGNAMESDPLTERASFTMYRDTLSLIKYISSKFKSQQNNSPESSINNKLAVLSLWCQSLLYLKMFKMLKLEVKEYQKILNEYHQKPAQATPVQPEGQGTPSLSPTPSPAGSVGSVGSQSSGYSSGELANRGVASGQAQAAPYVSVPLHVHNAMAKQNYYFSLLLTCHDLWDQANALVTEKHKDFFIELDEKMGPLTLKSSLCDLVRYVKAGIKKLRAL